One stretch of Armigeres subalbatus isolate Guangzhou_Male chromosome 2, GZ_Asu_2, whole genome shotgun sequence DNA includes these proteins:
- the LOC134210554 gene encoding myosin-G heavy chain-like, producing MASKLTQALNISLDDYIAKKEIVSSLRTKSVAAPEANYFKRPMRSDVDDDDNDDLIYEDRNGMDIEQLETVEDDMPPLVRVTDSKEKIMEKTDELGEKRPTNVSIQVDNDHRCRKFVTEEMKRGIRHMPSQQWRLRRENQVSKKPTGVPPLVSVKAIFDRNTDRLIASLGENAKFQNDDARNRMNHRLQNNNGGRQWNNNRNRNKNYYNRNQGHQNRNQWNNNRNQYGKNPNMAPSFNPNVDRFEVRNGTQMDKNQITDLRSFITPPSTMQSQAAAGSLMPGGFYNTPNQMSQPQLVTFADMLNQIGRVADNQNREMFASAIRNAMCNQQPSSASMVPMMTPESVSRMNPVELMPFAAQTLLNHISTVQQNFGPKYDMKVQKEIHALQGKSLLYRANGVVSMDGSGIEDDKVKPVTTDLSMNMRFS from the exons atGGCTTCAAAATTAACACAAGCGCTGAACATTTCATTGG ATGATTACATCGCTAAAAAAGAAATCGTCTCTAGTTTGCGGACGAAATCCGTCGCGGCACCCGAGGCGAATTACTTTAAGCGGCCAATGCGGTCGGACGTAGATGATGATGACAACGACGATTTGATCTATGAGGATCGCAATGGAATGGACATAGAGCAGTTGGAAACCGTGGAAGATGATATGCCGCCGTTGGTTCGTGTTACGGATTCTAAAGAAAAGATTATGGAAAAGACCGATGAGCTTGGTGAGAAGCGTCCGACCAACGTATCCATCCAGGTGGACAACGATCACAGGTGTCGAAAATTCGTTACAGAGGAAATGAAACGTGGTATCAGGCACATGCCGTCACAGCAGTGGCGCCTGCGGCGGGAGAATCAGGTTTCGAAGAAGCCGACAGGAGTACCGCCGCTGGTGTCGGTAAAGGCCATTTTCGATCGAAACACAGATAGGCTGATTGCCTCGCTGGGCGagaatgcaaaatttcagaatGACGATGCCAGAAATCGTATGAATCATCGGCTTCAGAATAACAACGGTGGCCGCCAATGGAATAACAATCGCAATCGGAATAAGAACTATTACAACCGGAACCAAGGTCATCAGAACAGGAATCAATGGAACAA CAACCGTAATCAATATGGAAAGAATCCTAATATGGCACCGAGCTTCAACCCGAACGTGGATCGCTTCGAAGTGCGCAATGGCACACAAATGGATAAGAACCAGATCACAGATCTGCGCTCATTTATCACACCGCCATCAACCATGCAATCACAAGCGGCTGCCGGATCCTTGATGCCGGGCGGTTTCTACAATACGCCGAATCAAATGAGTCAGCCGCAGCTGGTCACTTTCGCAGATATGTTGAACCAGATCGGTCGGGTTGCGGACAATCAGAACCGGGAGATGTTTGCAAGTGCGATCCGCAATGCGATGTGCAACCAGCAGCCATCTTCGGCGTCGATGGTCCCAATGATGACACCGGAAAGCGTCTCTCGGATGAATCCCGTAGAATTGATGCCGTTTGCTGCCCAGACCCTGCTCAATCACATCTCCACTGTTCAGCAAAACTTCGGTCCGAAGTATGATATGAAGGTGCAGAAGGAGATTCATGCCTTGCAGGGCAAGTCTTTGCTCTATCGAGCGAACGGAGTGGTCAGTATGGATGGCTCAGGTATAGAGGACGATAAGGTGAAGCCGGTCACCACGGATCTGAGCATGAACATGCGCTTTAGTTAA
- the LOC134210553 gene encoding nascent polypeptide-associated complex subunit alpha: MPELTEITESTAAAAATSAAPSTSADNTEAKLEDAPSDTESEDTIPELEDAGTAAQLSSGGLPDLVSKNKQSRGEKKARKIMSKLGLKPVQGVNRVTIRKSKNILFVINNPDVYKNPHSDTYIIFGEAKIEDLSQQAQVAAAEKFKAPEATPATGESSGATTSVAPIAEEDEEEVDDTGLNEKDIELVIQNANVPRAKAIRALKENNYDVVNAIMELTM; encoded by the exons ATGCCAGAATTAACCGAAATTACGGAAAGCACTGCTGCGGCCGCGGCCACCTCTGCAGCTCCAAGCACCTCCGCCGACAACACAGAGGCCAAGCTGGAGGATGCCCCAAGTGATACCGAATCGGAGGACACAATCCCAGAGCTGGAGGATGCAG GTACCGCAGCCCAGCTGTCGTCCGGTGGCCTGCCCGATCTGGTCTCCAAGAACAAGCAGTCCCGCGGCGAGAAGAAGGCCCGTAAAATCATGTCCAAGCTCGGCCTGAAGCCGGTGCAGGGCGTCAACCGAGTAACGATCCGCAAGTCAAAGAACATTCTGTTCGTGATAAACAACCCGGACGTGTACAAGAACCCCCACAGTGACACCTACATCATTTTCGGCGAGGCCAAGATCGAAGATCTGTCGCAGCAGGCCCAGGTGGCCGCTGCCGAGAAGTTCAAGGCCCCGGAAGCTACCCCCGCCACTGGAGAATCGTCCGGCGCTACCACCTCCGTCGCCCCGATCGCCGAAGAGGACGAAGAGGAAGTGGACGACACCGGTCTCAACGAGAAGGACATCGAACTGGTCATACAGAACGCCAACGTACCCCGCGCCAAGGCCATTCGGGCACTGAAGGAGAACAATTACGACGTCGTGAATGCGATCATGGAACTGACGATGTAA